The following coding sequences are from one Solea solea chromosome 11, fSolSol10.1, whole genome shotgun sequence window:
- the si:ch73-206d17.1 gene encoding tyrosine-protein kinase STYK1 isoform X2: protein MLLVDMDTKCSNDTSLPTSYEESSGPLAVFVIPALLALSTVLVVTLILCSLRQNRRRRLSPSSHFTNAQQSLTLTTASVSTSKVQQALRPWEVSDECVLEGVEFWQTGRYGPICKGLLRKGDGVSSAVVIKSLRDGPDHPEAKEFVEWLLFYATVCKHDNVVQMLYCQTRRLPMYLVLDAYSPGNLLHFLWTLRNDNSNTPEAVINVSERSVFLVAKQVAAGLDYLMSEHRLVHGDVAARNILIGPGLAVRVSGLGVAFEARTIMHSVCRKRAMEVPLKWQAPERILMQLSIDRSDVWSFGILIYELITLGSPPYPELDPASVLPKLQASYRMKRPENCGRPLYDLMKYCWMWSFKDRPAFSAIIKLLDSSLHLAATKPLHIPEVVDIFEYNRKAGLFS from the exons ATGCTCCTCGTGGACATGGACACAAAGTGCAGCAATGACACCTCACTCCCCACGTCCT ATGAGGAGTCGTCAGGTCCACTCGCTGTCTTCGTCATCCCTGCTCTGTTGGCTCTCAGCACAGTTTTAGTGGTGACTCTGATTCTCTGCAGTCTTCGCCAGAACAGACGGAGACGACTGAGCCCCTCATCTCATTTTACAAATG cccAGCAGAGCCTCACCCTCACGACCGCTTCTGTGAGCACTTCAAAAGTCCAGCAGGCTTTGCGTCCATGGGAAGTCTCTGATGAGTGTGTTCTTGAGGGAGTAGAGTTTTGGCAGACTGGTCGCTATGGCCCAATTTGTAAAGGCCTGCTGAGGAAAGGAGACGGTGTCTCGTCTGCTGTGGTGATTAAGTCTCTTCGAG ATGGCCCCGATCACCCTGAAGCTAAGGAGTTTGTGGAGTGGCTCCTGTTCTATGCCACCGTGTGTAAACATGACAAtgtggtgcagatgttgtactGTCAGACCAGGCGTTTGCCCATGTATCTGGTCTTAGATGCCTACAGCCCAGGGAACCTGCTTCATTTCCTCTGGACGCTCAGAAAT GACAATTCAAACACACCCGAGGCTGTGATCAACGTCTCGGAGAGGTCCGTGTTTCTGGTGGCAAAGCAGGTTGCAGCTGGCCTG GATTACCTGATGTCAGAGCACAGACTGGTGCACGGTGATGTTGCTGCCAGGAACATCCTAATTGGCCCAGGCCTCGCAGTCCGGGTGTCAGGACTGGGTGTAGCGTTTGAAGCACGCACAATCATGCATTCAGTCTGTAGGAAGAGGGCGATGGAGGTGCCTCTGAAATGGCAGGCTCCAGAGAGGATCTTGATGCAGCTCAGTATCGACAGGAGCGACGT GTGGTCGTTTGGAATCTTAATATATGAACTGATTACATTAG GCTCTCCTCCATATCCTGAGCTGGATCCTGCATCCGTCCTCCCAAAGCTGCAGGCGTCTTATCGGATGAAGAGACCAGAGAACTGTGGAAGACCTTT GTATGATCTGATGAAGTACTGTTGGATGTGGAGTTTCAAAGACAGACCTGCATTCTCAGCCATCATAAAGCTGCTCGACTCCTCGCTGCACCTTGCAGCGACTAAACCTCTTCATATTCCTGAAGTCGTGGACATTTTTGAGTACAACAGAAAAGCAGGACTGTTCTCATGA
- the si:ch73-206d17.1 gene encoding tyrosine-protein kinase STYK1 isoform X1 yields the protein MLLVDMDTKCSNDTSLPTSYEESSGPLAVFVIPALLALSTVLVVTLILCSLRQNRRRRLSPSSHFTNAQQSLTLTTASVSTSKVQQALRPWEVSDECVLEGVEFWQTGRYGPICKGLLRKGDGVSSAVVIKSLRDGPDHPEAKEFVEWLLFYATVCKHDNVVQMLYCQTRRLPMYLVLDAYSPGNLLHFLWTLRNVKDNSNTPEAVINVSERSVFLVAKQVAAGLDYLMSEHRLVHGDVAARNILIGPGLAVRVSGLGVAFEARTIMHSVCRKRAMEVPLKWQAPERILMQLSIDRSDVWSFGILIYELITLGSPPYPELDPASVLPKLQASYRMKRPENCGRPLYDLMKYCWMWSFKDRPAFSAIIKLLDSSLHLAATKPLHIPEVVDIFEYNRKAGLFS from the exons ATGCTCCTCGTGGACATGGACACAAAGTGCAGCAATGACACCTCACTCCCCACGTCCT ATGAGGAGTCGTCAGGTCCACTCGCTGTCTTCGTCATCCCTGCTCTGTTGGCTCTCAGCACAGTTTTAGTGGTGACTCTGATTCTCTGCAGTCTTCGCCAGAACAGACGGAGACGACTGAGCCCCTCATCTCATTTTACAAATG cccAGCAGAGCCTCACCCTCACGACCGCTTCTGTGAGCACTTCAAAAGTCCAGCAGGCTTTGCGTCCATGGGAAGTCTCTGATGAGTGTGTTCTTGAGGGAGTAGAGTTTTGGCAGACTGGTCGCTATGGCCCAATTTGTAAAGGCCTGCTGAGGAAAGGAGACGGTGTCTCGTCTGCTGTGGTGATTAAGTCTCTTCGAG ATGGCCCCGATCACCCTGAAGCTAAGGAGTTTGTGGAGTGGCTCCTGTTCTATGCCACCGTGTGTAAACATGACAAtgtggtgcagatgttgtactGTCAGACCAGGCGTTTGCCCATGTATCTGGTCTTAGATGCCTACAGCCCAGGGAACCTGCTTCATTTCCTCTGGACGCTCAGAAATGTAAAG GACAATTCAAACACACCCGAGGCTGTGATCAACGTCTCGGAGAGGTCCGTGTTTCTGGTGGCAAAGCAGGTTGCAGCTGGCCTG GATTACCTGATGTCAGAGCACAGACTGGTGCACGGTGATGTTGCTGCCAGGAACATCCTAATTGGCCCAGGCCTCGCAGTCCGGGTGTCAGGACTGGGTGTAGCGTTTGAAGCACGCACAATCATGCATTCAGTCTGTAGGAAGAGGGCGATGGAGGTGCCTCTGAAATGGCAGGCTCCAGAGAGGATCTTGATGCAGCTCAGTATCGACAGGAGCGACGT GTGGTCGTTTGGAATCTTAATATATGAACTGATTACATTAG GCTCTCCTCCATATCCTGAGCTGGATCCTGCATCCGTCCTCCCAAAGCTGCAGGCGTCTTATCGGATGAAGAGACCAGAGAACTGTGGAAGACCTTT GTATGATCTGATGAAGTACTGTTGGATGTGGAGTTTCAAAGACAGACCTGCATTCTCAGCCATCATAAAGCTGCTCGACTCCTCGCTGCACCTTGCAGCGACTAAACCTCTTCATATTCCTGAAGTCGTGGACATTTTTGAGTACAACAGAAAAGCAGGACTGTTCTCATGA